The following are encoded in a window of Vicia villosa cultivar HV-30 ecotype Madison, WI unplaced genomic scaffold, Vvil1.0 ctg.000863F_1_1, whole genome shotgun sequence genomic DNA:
- the LOC131631777 gene encoding protein GIGANTEA-like isoform X1: protein MGSTMAATSERWIDRLQFSSLFWPPPQDGQQKKDQIAAYVEYLIQFTSEQFADDIAELIRNRYPSKEILLFDDVLATFVLHHPEHGHAVVLPIISCIIDGTLVYDKTSPPFASLISLVCPKNEHEYSEQWALACGEILRILTHYNRPIYKMERQSSETERSSSGSLATTSEPLNGKAVNNALAQEKKPIRPLSPWITDILLAAPVGIRSDYFRWCSGVMGKYAAGELKPPSTASSRGSGKHPQLVPSTPRWAVANGAGVILSVCDDEVARNETAILTAAAVPALLLPPPTTALDEHLVAGLPALEPYARLFHRYYAIATPSATQRLLLGLLEAPPSWAPDALDAAVQLVELLRAAEEYASGIRLPRNWMHLHFLRAIGTAMSMRAGIAADAAAALLFRILSQPALLFPPLRQVDGVEVQHEPLGGYISSYSKQIEVPAAEASIDATAQGIASMLCAHGPEVEWRICTIWEAAYGLIPANSSAVDLPEIIVAAPLQPPILSWNLYIPLLKVLEYLPRGSPSEACLMKIFAATVEAILQRTFPPESSREQNGKANYLFGIGSASKNLAVAELRTMVHSLFLESCASVELSSRLLFVVLTVCVSHEAQFSGSKKPKGEDNYSVEEIIEDLQAISEIRKERKNRKVKKQGPVAAFDSYVMAAVCALACELQLFPLLSRGNNHSLSNNGQEIAKPVTLHGSSQDLQNGLESAVRHTHRILAILEALFSLKPSSVGTPWSYSSNEIVAAAMVAAHVSELFRRSKACMHALSVLIRCKWNKEIHSRASSLYNLIDIHSKVVASIVNKAEPLEATLIHAPIYKDSLICHDGKRKNRSENSGCSDSRQTSTVPSEDSTPSKHSHKSGRIPCSNEEASGYNLGKGVTGFSLEASDLANFLTMDRHIGLNCNTQIFLISMLSEKQELCFSVVSLLWHKLIASPETQPCSESTSAQQGWRQVVDALCNVVSAAPAKAATAVVLQAEKELQPWIAKDDDLGQKMWRINQRIVKLIVELMRNHDSSESLVILASASDLLLRATDGMLVDGEACTLPQLELLEATARAIQPVLEFGEPGMAVADGLSNLLKCRLAATIRCLCHPSAHVRTLSVSVLRDILNTSSIRCSPKPLRINGNHNPSYPYFKLDVVDWQADIEKCLTCEAHSRISAGLPIKFLDTAAKELGCAISI from the exons ATGGGTTCTACTATGGCTGCTACAAGTGAAAGGTGGATCGATCGTCTTCAATTTTCCTCACTGTTTTGGCCTCCTCCTCAAGATGGTCAGCAGAAAAAG GATCAAATTGCTGCATATGTTGAGTACTTGATTCAGTTTACATCAGAGCAATTTGCCGACGATATTGCTGAG TTGATCCGCAACCGTTACCCGTCGAAGGAAATTCTCCtctttgatgatgttttgg CAACATTTGTCCTTCATCATCCAGAGCATGGACATGCAGTTGTACTTCCAATTATTTCATGTATTATCGACGGTACACTAGTCTATGATAAGACTAGTCCTCCATTTGCTTCTTTGATATCTTTAGTCTGCCCAAAAAATGAG CACGAATATTCAGAACAATGGGCTCTGGCATGTGGTGAAATTTTGCGTATTTTAACTCACTACAATCGCCCCATTTACAAAATGGAAAGGCAATCGAGTGAGACTGAAAGAAGCAGTAGTGGCAGCCTTGCAACAACTAGTGAGCCTCTTAATGGGAAAGCTGTCAACAATGCTTTGGCACAAGAGAAAAAACCTATTAGGCCCCTGTCCCCCTGGATTACCGATATTTTGTTGGCTGCCCCTGTAGGCATTAGAAGTGACTATTTCCGGTG GTGCAGTGGTGTTATGGGCAAATATGCTGCAGGAGAACTCAAGCCTCCATCAACTG CCTCTTCCCGTGGTTCTGGGAAGCATCCTCAACTCGTGCCTTCGACTCCAAGATGGGCTGTTGCTAATGGTGCTGGTGTTATATTAAGTGTTTGTGATGATGAAGTTGCTCGCAATGAAACTGCTATTTTAACAGCAGCCGCTGTTCCTGCATTATTGCTTCCTCCTCCAACCACAGCTCTGGATGAGCATCTTGTTGCTGGATTACCAGCTCTAGAGCCATATGCACGCTTATTTCATAG ATATTATGCAATTGCTACTCCAAGTGCTACACAAAGACTTCTTCTTGGACTTCTAGAAGCACCCCCTTCGTGGGCTCCAGATGCACTTGATGCTGCTGTGCAGCTTGTGGAGCTTCTTCGAGCTGCTGAAGAGTATGCTTCTGGCATAAGG CTTCCTAGAAACTGGATGCATTTGCATTTCTTGCGTGCAATAGGGACTGCAATGTCCATGAGAGCTGGCATAGCTGCTGATGCTGCAGCTGCTTTGCTTTTCCGTATACTATCGCAGCCAGCACTGCTCTTTCCTCCACTTAGACAAGTTGATGGAGTTGAAGTTCAGCATGAACCTTTGGGCGGTTATATTTCATCCTACAGCAAGCAGATTGAAGTTCCCGCTGCTGAGGCTTCTATTGACGCTACTGCCCAAGGCATTGCATCAATGCTGTGTGCACATGGTCCAGAAGTTGAATGGAGAATTTGCACCATTTGGGAAGCTGCTTATGGCCTGATTCCTGCTAATTCGTCAGCTGTTGATCTTCCAGAAATAATAGTTGCAGCCCCACTCCAACCGCCCATACTGTCGTGGAATTTGTATATACCTTTACTTAAGGTCCTGGAATATCTTCCTCGTGGAAGCCCATCAGAAGCATGTCTCATGAAAATATTTGCTGCTACAGTGGAAGCTATTCTTCAGAGGACATTTCCACCCGAATCCAGTAGAGAACAAAACGGAAAAGCAAATTACCTCTTTGGCATTGGTTCAGCCTCTAAAAACCTTGCTGTGGCAGAACTCCGCACTATGGTTCATTCACTTTTTTTAGAATCGTGTGCCTCTGTAGAGCTTTCTTCCCGTCTACTTTTTGTTGTCTTGACCGTTTGTGTCAGTCACGAAGCCCAATTCAGTGGAAGCAAGAAGCCTAAAGGTGAAGATAATTATTCAGTTGAGGAAATCATTGAGGATTTACAAGCAATATCTGAAATccggaaagaaagaaaaaataggaaAGTGAAGAAGCAAGGTCCTGTAGCAGCATTTGATTCTTATGTTATGGCTGCTGTTTGTGCTCTTGCCTGTGAGCTTCAGTTGTTTCCTTTGCTTTCACGGGGAAATAATCATTCACTTTCCAATAATGGGCAAGAAATAGCTAAGCCCGTTACACTTCATGGATCATCCCAAGATTTGCAGAATGGTCTCGAATCGGCAGTCCGCCATACTCACAGAATTTTAGCTATTTTAGAGGCACTATTTTCATTAAAGCCTTCTTCGGTTGGCACCCCATGGAGTTACAGCTCAAATGAGATAGTGGCAGCAGCTATGGTTGCTGCACATGTTTCTGAACTATTTAGACGGTCAAAAGCTTGCATGCATGCCCTGTCGGTTTTGATACGTTGCAAATGGAATAAAGAAATTCACTCCAGGGCATCATCATTGTATAATCTCATAGATATCCACAGTAAAGTTGTTGCATCTATAGTGAATAAAGCAGAACCATTAGAAGCAACCTTAATTCACGCACCAATTTACAAGGACTCCCTTATTTGTCATGATGGTAAAAGAAAGAATCGGAGCGAAAACAGTGGCTGCTCTGACTCTAGGCAGACATCTACTGTACCTTCGGAAGATTCAACACCATCAAAACATAGCCATAAATCTGGAAGAATTCCATGTTCAAATGAAGAAGCATCAGGGTATAACTTGGGTAAAGGTGTCACTGGTTTTTCGTTGGAAGCTTCTGACTTAGCCAATTTCCTCACAATGGACAGGCATATTGGGTTGAATTGCAACACACAAATTTTTCTGATATCCATGCTGTCTGAGAAACAGGAGTTATGTTTCTCTGTAGTTTCCCTACTATGGCACAAGTTGATTGCATCTCCTGAAACTCAACCATGTTCCGAAAGCACTTCTGCACAACAGGGATGGAGACAG GTTGTCGATGCATTATGCAATGTAGTATCAGCCGCGCCGGCCAAAGCAGCTACAGCTGTTGTTCTTCAG GCGGAAAAGGAATTGCAACCCTGGATAGCCAAGGATGACGATCTAGGTCAGAAGATGTGGAGAATCAATCAGCGGATTGTAAAATTGATAGTGGAGCTTATGAGGAACCATGATAGTTCCGAGTCATTGGTAATTCTGGCAAGTGCGTCAGATTTATTACTACGAGCCACAGATGGGATGCTTGTTGATGGAGAAGCTTGCACTTTACCACAGCTAGAG CTTTTGGAAGCAACAGCTAGAGCAATTCAGCCGGTGCTTGAGTTTGGAGAGCCAGGAATGGCTGTGGCAGATGGCCTTTCAAACCTTTTAAAG TGTCGTCTAGCAGCTACCATCAGGTGCCTTTGTCATCCAAGTGCACATGTCCGCACTTTGAGCGTGTCAGTGCTTCGCGATATTCTGAATACCAGCTCAATCAGGTGTAGTCCTAAACCACTGCGAATCAACGGCAACCACAACCCCTCTTATCCATACTTCAAGTTGGACGTTGTTGATTGGCAAGCTGACATAGAAAAATGCCTGACATGTGAAGCTCACAGCAGAATTTCAGCTGGATTGCCTATTAAGTTTCTTGACACTGCTGCCAAAGAATTAGGCTGTGCTATTTCCATATGA
- the LOC131631777 gene encoding protein GIGANTEA-like isoform X2 — MERQSSETERSSSGSLATTSEPLNGKAVNNALAQEKKPIRPLSPWITDILLAAPVGIRSDYFRWCSGVMGKYAAGELKPPSTASSRGSGKHPQLVPSTPRWAVANGAGVILSVCDDEVARNETAILTAAAVPALLLPPPTTALDEHLVAGLPALEPYARLFHRYYAIATPSATQRLLLGLLEAPPSWAPDALDAAVQLVELLRAAEEYASGIRLPRNWMHLHFLRAIGTAMSMRAGIAADAAAALLFRILSQPALLFPPLRQVDGVEVQHEPLGGYISSYSKQIEVPAAEASIDATAQGIASMLCAHGPEVEWRICTIWEAAYGLIPANSSAVDLPEIIVAAPLQPPILSWNLYIPLLKVLEYLPRGSPSEACLMKIFAATVEAILQRTFPPESSREQNGKANYLFGIGSASKNLAVAELRTMVHSLFLESCASVELSSRLLFVVLTVCVSHEAQFSGSKKPKGEDNYSVEEIIEDLQAISEIRKERKNRKVKKQGPVAAFDSYVMAAVCALACELQLFPLLSRGNNHSLSNNGQEIAKPVTLHGSSQDLQNGLESAVRHTHRILAILEALFSLKPSSVGTPWSYSSNEIVAAAMVAAHVSELFRRSKACMHALSVLIRCKWNKEIHSRASSLYNLIDIHSKVVASIVNKAEPLEATLIHAPIYKDSLICHDGKRKNRSENSGCSDSRQTSTVPSEDSTPSKHSHKSGRIPCSNEEASGYNLGKGVTGFSLEASDLANFLTMDRHIGLNCNTQIFLISMLSEKQELCFSVVSLLWHKLIASPETQPCSESTSAQQGWRQVVDALCNVVSAAPAKAATAVVLQAEKELQPWIAKDDDLGQKMWRINQRIVKLIVELMRNHDSSESLVILASASDLLLRATDGMLVDGEACTLPQLELLEATARAIQPVLEFGEPGMAVADGLSNLLKCRLAATIRCLCHPSAHVRTLSVSVLRDILNTSSIRCSPKPLRINGNHNPSYPYFKLDVVDWQADIEKCLTCEAHSRISAGLPIKFLDTAAKELGCAISI, encoded by the exons ATGGAAAGGCAATCGAGTGAGACTGAAAGAAGCAGTAGTGGCAGCCTTGCAACAACTAGTGAGCCTCTTAATGGGAAAGCTGTCAACAATGCTTTGGCACAAGAGAAAAAACCTATTAGGCCCCTGTCCCCCTGGATTACCGATATTTTGTTGGCTGCCCCTGTAGGCATTAGAAGTGACTATTTCCGGTG GTGCAGTGGTGTTATGGGCAAATATGCTGCAGGAGAACTCAAGCCTCCATCAACTG CCTCTTCCCGTGGTTCTGGGAAGCATCCTCAACTCGTGCCTTCGACTCCAAGATGGGCTGTTGCTAATGGTGCTGGTGTTATATTAAGTGTTTGTGATGATGAAGTTGCTCGCAATGAAACTGCTATTTTAACAGCAGCCGCTGTTCCTGCATTATTGCTTCCTCCTCCAACCACAGCTCTGGATGAGCATCTTGTTGCTGGATTACCAGCTCTAGAGCCATATGCACGCTTATTTCATAG ATATTATGCAATTGCTACTCCAAGTGCTACACAAAGACTTCTTCTTGGACTTCTAGAAGCACCCCCTTCGTGGGCTCCAGATGCACTTGATGCTGCTGTGCAGCTTGTGGAGCTTCTTCGAGCTGCTGAAGAGTATGCTTCTGGCATAAGG CTTCCTAGAAACTGGATGCATTTGCATTTCTTGCGTGCAATAGGGACTGCAATGTCCATGAGAGCTGGCATAGCTGCTGATGCTGCAGCTGCTTTGCTTTTCCGTATACTATCGCAGCCAGCACTGCTCTTTCCTCCACTTAGACAAGTTGATGGAGTTGAAGTTCAGCATGAACCTTTGGGCGGTTATATTTCATCCTACAGCAAGCAGATTGAAGTTCCCGCTGCTGAGGCTTCTATTGACGCTACTGCCCAAGGCATTGCATCAATGCTGTGTGCACATGGTCCAGAAGTTGAATGGAGAATTTGCACCATTTGGGAAGCTGCTTATGGCCTGATTCCTGCTAATTCGTCAGCTGTTGATCTTCCAGAAATAATAGTTGCAGCCCCACTCCAACCGCCCATACTGTCGTGGAATTTGTATATACCTTTACTTAAGGTCCTGGAATATCTTCCTCGTGGAAGCCCATCAGAAGCATGTCTCATGAAAATATTTGCTGCTACAGTGGAAGCTATTCTTCAGAGGACATTTCCACCCGAATCCAGTAGAGAACAAAACGGAAAAGCAAATTACCTCTTTGGCATTGGTTCAGCCTCTAAAAACCTTGCTGTGGCAGAACTCCGCACTATGGTTCATTCACTTTTTTTAGAATCGTGTGCCTCTGTAGAGCTTTCTTCCCGTCTACTTTTTGTTGTCTTGACCGTTTGTGTCAGTCACGAAGCCCAATTCAGTGGAAGCAAGAAGCCTAAAGGTGAAGATAATTATTCAGTTGAGGAAATCATTGAGGATTTACAAGCAATATCTGAAATccggaaagaaagaaaaaataggaaAGTGAAGAAGCAAGGTCCTGTAGCAGCATTTGATTCTTATGTTATGGCTGCTGTTTGTGCTCTTGCCTGTGAGCTTCAGTTGTTTCCTTTGCTTTCACGGGGAAATAATCATTCACTTTCCAATAATGGGCAAGAAATAGCTAAGCCCGTTACACTTCATGGATCATCCCAAGATTTGCAGAATGGTCTCGAATCGGCAGTCCGCCATACTCACAGAATTTTAGCTATTTTAGAGGCACTATTTTCATTAAAGCCTTCTTCGGTTGGCACCCCATGGAGTTACAGCTCAAATGAGATAGTGGCAGCAGCTATGGTTGCTGCACATGTTTCTGAACTATTTAGACGGTCAAAAGCTTGCATGCATGCCCTGTCGGTTTTGATACGTTGCAAATGGAATAAAGAAATTCACTCCAGGGCATCATCATTGTATAATCTCATAGATATCCACAGTAAAGTTGTTGCATCTATAGTGAATAAAGCAGAACCATTAGAAGCAACCTTAATTCACGCACCAATTTACAAGGACTCCCTTATTTGTCATGATGGTAAAAGAAAGAATCGGAGCGAAAACAGTGGCTGCTCTGACTCTAGGCAGACATCTACTGTACCTTCGGAAGATTCAACACCATCAAAACATAGCCATAAATCTGGAAGAATTCCATGTTCAAATGAAGAAGCATCAGGGTATAACTTGGGTAAAGGTGTCACTGGTTTTTCGTTGGAAGCTTCTGACTTAGCCAATTTCCTCACAATGGACAGGCATATTGGGTTGAATTGCAACACACAAATTTTTCTGATATCCATGCTGTCTGAGAAACAGGAGTTATGTTTCTCTGTAGTTTCCCTACTATGGCACAAGTTGATTGCATCTCCTGAAACTCAACCATGTTCCGAAAGCACTTCTGCACAACAGGGATGGAGACAG GTTGTCGATGCATTATGCAATGTAGTATCAGCCGCGCCGGCCAAAGCAGCTACAGCTGTTGTTCTTCAG GCGGAAAAGGAATTGCAACCCTGGATAGCCAAGGATGACGATCTAGGTCAGAAGATGTGGAGAATCAATCAGCGGATTGTAAAATTGATAGTGGAGCTTATGAGGAACCATGATAGTTCCGAGTCATTGGTAATTCTGGCAAGTGCGTCAGATTTATTACTACGAGCCACAGATGGGATGCTTGTTGATGGAGAAGCTTGCACTTTACCACAGCTAGAG CTTTTGGAAGCAACAGCTAGAGCAATTCAGCCGGTGCTTGAGTTTGGAGAGCCAGGAATGGCTGTGGCAGATGGCCTTTCAAACCTTTTAAAG TGTCGTCTAGCAGCTACCATCAGGTGCCTTTGTCATCCAAGTGCACATGTCCGCACTTTGAGCGTGTCAGTGCTTCGCGATATTCTGAATACCAGCTCAATCAGGTGTAGTCCTAAACCACTGCGAATCAACGGCAACCACAACCCCTCTTATCCATACTTCAAGTTGGACGTTGTTGATTGGCAAGCTGACATAGAAAAATGCCTGACATGTGAAGCTCACAGCAGAATTTCAGCTGGATTGCCTATTAAGTTTCTTGACACTGCTGCCAAAGAATTAGGCTGTGCTATTTCCATATGA